A section of the Clostridium felsineum DSM 794 genome encodes:
- the spoVB gene encoding stage V sporulation protein B: MKLERFYKDTILLTISNFATGILKFIFSVILSEKLGAEGVGLYQLIMPVYDLFCCLVCGGLTVAISRKVAILSGKNDYSNVNSLIKISSFVCFIWSSIVAFGLFFNSKLISNSFIKDMRSLYSIEIICPALVFITISAILKGYFYGISKAKVPAYIDILEKASRVAVVLAVISILMLKSISSTVTAVYGVLSLGEFISLLALYVAFLIYRRNLHPAYSPRESSGQLVFDVFSVSLPLCVNSFVSSLLAAASTLILPVRLVHAGFLHSEALSLIGKFSGMALIVTSFPVVIIVAMSTVLIPEISQNLNKRDYYSIEKRVTQVLKISFFIGTITMIVSLSIPNLLGKLFFNRNDLGSYIAASALSVPVDYTSFATFSILSGLGKQNKLLINSLIVSIEQLILLYILTGIRTINIYGYAITLFLTCLTAYILNMKEIRKFCYIRFSYVDMFIDTLLCILVYLVLSILNNILPNRFMLPKALFIIILGFGLFFFAISKIKDKLK, translated from the coding sequence ATGAAATTAGAGCGTTTTTACAAAGATACTATTTTACTAACAATATCAAACTTCGCCACAGGAATCTTAAAGTTTATATTTTCAGTAATATTATCAGAAAAATTAGGTGCTGAGGGTGTTGGACTTTATCAACTTATTATGCCTGTTTATGACCTGTTTTGTTGCCTTGTTTGTGGTGGACTAACCGTGGCTATATCAAGAAAAGTTGCTATATTATCTGGGAAAAATGACTACTCCAATGTAAATTCACTTATCAAAATTTCTTCTTTTGTTTGCTTTATTTGGTCATCAATAGTAGCTTTTGGGCTATTTTTTAACTCAAAACTTATTTCAAATTCATTTATAAAGGACATGCGTTCACTATATTCTATCGAGATAATTTGTCCAGCTTTAGTTTTTATTACAATTTCAGCTATTTTAAAGGGATATTTTTATGGCATATCAAAAGCCAAGGTTCCAGCGTACATAGACATATTAGAGAAAGCCTCTAGGGTTGCTGTTGTACTTGCAGTAATAAGTATTCTTATGTTAAAAAGCATTTCTAGTACAGTTACTGCTGTTTACGGTGTTTTAAGTCTTGGAGAGTTTATAAGCCTACTAGCTTTATATGTAGCATTTTTGATTTATAGAAGGAATCTGCATCCTGCTTATTCCCCAAGAGAGAGTTCAGGTCAACTTGTTTTTGATGTTTTTTCGGTTTCACTTCCCCTATGTGTGAATAGCTTTGTATCATCACTACTAGCAGCTGCTTCAACTCTTATACTTCCTGTGAGACTTGTACATGCTGGTTTTTTACATAGTGAAGCTCTTTCTCTTATTGGAAAGTTTTCTGGAATGGCTTTAATTGTAACTTCTTTTCCTGTTGTCATAATTGTTGCAATGTCTACAGTTTTGATTCCTGAAATTTCTCAAAATCTAAATAAAAGGGACTACTATAGTATTGAAAAGAGAGTTACTCAAGTTTTAAAAATTTCCTTCTTCATAGGCACCATTACTATGATAGTATCTCTAAGTATACCAAATCTTTTAGGAAAATTATTCTTTAATAGAAATGACCTTGGTTCTTATATAGCAGCCTCTGCTTTATCAGTACCTGTGGATTATACTTCCTTTGCTACTTTTTCAATATTAAGTGGACTTGGAAAACAAAACAAGCTTCTTATTAATTCTTTAATTGTTTCAATTGAACAACTTATTCTGCTTTATATACTGACGGGTATAAGAACTATAAATATTTATGGATATGCTATAACATTATTTTTAACTTGTTTAACTGCATATATATTAAACATGAAGGAAATAAGAAAATTTTGTTACATACGTTTTTCTTATGTGGATATGTTCATAGATACTTTACTTTGCATTTTAGTATACTTAGTGCTTTCCATCTTAAATAATATATTGCCAAATAGATTTATGCTTCCTAAGGCACTATTTATAATAATATTAGGATTTGGTTTATTTTTCTTTGCAATCAGCAAAATTAAAGACAAACTAAAATAA
- a CDS encoding L-aspartate oxidase gives MDILTDVLVIGTGVAGLYSALSLSEDIKVTMLSKSTVSECNTYLAQGGISTALNKKDEPLFVEDTLRAGQYKNLKESVEILASESKENIANLINLGMKLDKNKDGSLNYTREGAHSVNRIVHSTDETGKMVFETLFNEAKKRSNIDIIENIEVFDLISKDNTCFGALALKDNTIYTFHSKATILASGGIGGIFRNSTNQRTLTADGIAIALRNNIEVRDLNYIQFHPTALYDENSDEKKFLISESVRGEGGKLLSVENERFIDELLPRDVVANAIYKEEEKDNSNYVYLDLTFMDSNFVIKRFPGIYNECLNRGLDITKNKIPVTPVQHYFMGGIKVDFNSLTSMKNLYACGEVSSTGVHGANRLASNSLLEGLVFSKRAAKNINNTIPFTENKNIKQNLTLADALGTIEHNRTTVIKKFKSILGEKKNELVNI, from the coding sequence ATGGATATATTAACTGACGTATTAGTTATAGGCACAGGGGTAGCAGGTTTATATTCTGCTTTATCTTTAAGCGAAGATATAAAGGTAACAATGCTCTCAAAATCAACAGTTTCTGAGTGTAATACCTATCTCGCTCAAGGTGGAATATCTACTGCTTTAAATAAAAAAGACGAGCCACTATTTGTTGAAGATACTTTAAGGGCTGGTCAGTATAAAAATCTTAAAGAATCTGTTGAAATACTTGCTTCTGAATCCAAAGAAAATATAGCTAATTTAATAAACTTAGGAATGAAGCTTGATAAAAATAAAGATGGCAGTCTAAATTACACAAGAGAAGGTGCACATAGTGTAAATAGAATTGTTCACAGCACTGATGAAACCGGTAAAATGGTTTTTGAGACGCTTTTTAATGAAGCAAAAAAAAGATCAAACATAGATATTATTGAAAATATAGAAGTATTTGATCTAATTTCAAAGGATAATACCTGTTTTGGTGCTCTAGCACTAAAAGATAATACTATTTATACTTTTCACTCAAAGGCTACTATTTTAGCTTCAGGTGGAATAGGCGGCATATTTAGAAACTCTACTAATCAAAGAACTCTTACTGCTGATGGAATTGCCATAGCTTTAAGAAATAATATAGAAGTTCGTGACTTAAATTACATTCAATTTCATCCTACTGCCTTGTATGATGAAAACTCTGATGAAAAAAAATTCTTAATTTCTGAATCCGTGCGTGGAGAAGGCGGTAAACTTTTAAGTGTAGAAAATGAGCGATTTATAGATGAACTTCTTCCTAGAGATGTGGTTGCAAATGCAATTTATAAAGAAGAAGAAAAAGATAACAGTAATTATGTATATCTTGATTTAACCTTTATGGATTCAAATTTTGTAATAAAAAGATTTCCTGGCATTTATAATGAATGTCTTAATCGTGGACTTGATATAACTAAAAATAAAATTCCTGTTACACCTGTACAGCATTATTTTATGGGTGGTATAAAGGTTGACTTTAATAGCTTAACCTCAATGAAGAATTTATACGCTTGCGGGGAAGTTAGCAGCACAGGAGTACATGGTGCTAATAGACTTGCTAGTAATTCTCTTCTTGAAGGATTAGTTTTTTCCAAAAGAGCTGCTAAAAATATAAATAATACAATTCCCTTTACCGAAAATAAAAACATAAAACAAAATTTAACCTTAGCTGATGCTTTAGGTACTATAGAACATAATAGAACTACTGTAATAAAAAAATTCAAATCCATTTTGGGGGAAAAGAAAAATGAATTGGTCAATATTTGA
- the nadC gene encoding carboxylating nicotinate-nucleotide diphosphorylase, giving the protein MNWSIFDDFIKRELIDDGAYNDITTNSIISDTSKSTADIIAKEDGIIAGTLIFKRVFEVFKGAEANFKVCEGSKIKKGEIIGTVSGSTHSILSGERTALNLLQMLSGIATTTYNLNKRLEGTGVKLLDTRKTTPGMRLLEKYAVKIGGGCNHRFGLSDGILIKDNHIDAAGGITNAVKLAKKNSSFVRKIEVETETLEQVKEALNVHADIIMLDNMDVETIKKAVALINKKALIEVSGNITFENIHEKAACGVDYISSGMLTHSFNVLDISMKNLRNE; this is encoded by the coding sequence ATGAATTGGTCAATATTTGATGATTTTATAAAAAGAGAATTAATAGACGATGGCGCTTACAACGATATAACTACCAATTCAATAATATCAGACACGTCAAAAAGCACTGCAGATATTATTGCAAAAGAAGATGGAATTATAGCAGGAACCTTAATATTTAAAAGGGTTTTTGAAGTTTTTAAAGGTGCAGAAGCTAATTTTAAAGTTTGTGAGGGTTCAAAAATAAAAAAAGGAGAGATTATAGGAACTGTTTCTGGCTCAACTCACTCAATCTTATCTGGAGAAAGAACAGCACTTAACTTACTTCAAATGTTAAGTGGTATTGCCACGACTACCTATAATTTAAACAAACGTTTGGAAGGCACAGGCGTAAAATTATTGGATACAAGAAAAACTACTCCTGGTATGAGACTTTTAGAAAAATATGCTGTTAAAATTGGAGGAGGTTGCAACCATAGATTTGGACTTTCCGATGGTATTCTAATAAAAGATAATCATATAGATGCAGCTGGAGGAATAACAAATGCCGTAAAGCTTGCTAAGAAAAATTCCTCTTTTGTAAGAAAAATAGAAGTTGAAACTGAAACTCTAGAACAAGTCAAGGAAGCTCTTAATGTACATGCTGATATAATTATGCTTGATAATATGGATGTAGAAACTATTAAAAAGGCCGTAGCACTTATAAATAAAAAAGCTTTAATTGAAGTTTCGGGAAATATCACTTTTGAAAACATACATGAAAAGGCTGCATGCGGAGTTGATTATATTTCTTCCGGTATGCTTACACATTCCTTTAATGTTCTCGACATAAGTATGAAAAATTTAAGAAATGAATAA
- the nadA gene encoding quinolinate synthase NadA, with product MNENLKEKILELKRQKNAIILAHYYQRPEVQEIADFIGDSYNLSKIAKENNADTIVFCGVKFMAESAKVLSPQKKVLLPQPKAGCPMADMADAEGLAALKAKHPNAKVVCYINSSVEVKALSDTCCTSSNAAKIVKRLEGDEIIFLPDKNLGSYVQEMVPEKNIILWNGFCKVHNMIIPTDIEEIKSKYGDMKILAHPECWKPVRDMADFIGSTGAMIDYAEKDTTSDKYLVVTETGIMYKMQERVPNKTFYPLNNMVCVNMKATHLEDVYNSLLNSTFEINIEEDLRLKALSSLENMLILGR from the coding sequence ATGAACGAAAACTTAAAAGAAAAAATACTCGAACTAAAACGCCAAAAAAATGCTATTATTCTAGCTCACTATTATCAAAGACCTGAAGTTCAAGAAATAGCTGATTTCATTGGTGATTCATATAATTTAAGCAAAATCGCTAAAGAAAATAATGCTGATACAATAGTTTTCTGTGGTGTAAAATTTATGGCAGAAAGCGCCAAAGTGTTATCTCCCCAAAAAAAGGTTTTGCTACCTCAACCTAAAGCAGGTTGTCCAATGGCTGATATGGCTGATGCAGAAGGCCTTGCTGCTTTAAAAGCTAAACACCCAAACGCAAAAGTAGTATGCTATATAAACTCTTCAGTTGAAGTAAAAGCTTTATCCGATACTTGCTGTACCTCCTCTAATGCAGCAAAAATAGTAAAAAGACTTGAAGGTGATGAAATAATATTTCTTCCAGATAAAAACTTAGGTTCCTATGTTCAAGAAATGGTTCCAGAGAAAAACATAATTTTATGGAATGGTTTCTGTAAGGTTCATAACATGATAATTCCTACTGATATAGAAGAGATTAAAAGCAAGTATGGCGATATGAAAATTTTAGCCCATCCTGAATGTTGGAAACCGGTTAGAGATATGGCAGACTTTATAGGTAGTACAGGTGCAATGATAGATTATGCAGAAAAAGATACAACCTCAGACAAATATTTAGTTGTAACTGAAACTGGAATAATGTATAAAATGCAGGAAAGAGTACCTAATAAAACCTTCTATCCTTTAAATAATATGGTTTGTGTAAATATGAAAGCAACCCACTTAGAAGATGTTTATAACAGCCTATTAAATTCTACTTTTGAAATAAATATAGAAGAAGATTTAAGACTAAAGGCGCTTTCTTCCCTGGAAAACATGTTAATACTTGGAAGGTGA
- a CDS encoding phospholipase C has product MKKKFESTYGRTIRGIFFVINPVKKKVIKTTCIIHKYINSLAIEILKGRGNENEYKFFSNNIEFINEGTVWADQDFKSTNHFFDFEKGRGLYGFSNLIDEGQKYYNMSINYLKAGDKKKSLFYFGAACHIIQDSTVPQHVNNRLLNSHRNFEMWIIQKFLTGYRFIKADEILRSESIRDYVKKNAIVANKIYNRCFTIKDKENRYNSISNYIICQAQMSTSGLMMDYYDKYKAICEKDSSSKMVM; this is encoded by the coding sequence ATGAAAAAGAAATTTGAGAGTACTTATGGTAGAACTATCAGGGGAATATTTTTCGTTATAAATCCAGTTAAAAAGAAAGTCATAAAAACCACATGTATTATTCATAAATATATAAATTCTTTAGCTATAGAAATATTAAAGGGTAGAGGAAATGAAAATGAATACAAATTTTTTAGCAATAATATTGAATTTATAAACGAAGGAACTGTTTGGGCAGATCAAGATTTTAAGTCAACAAATCATTTTTTCGATTTTGAAAAAGGAAGAGGACTATATGGTTTTTCTAATTTAATTGATGAGGGTCAGAAGTACTATAATATGTCTATAAATTATTTGAAAGCTGGAGACAAGAAAAAATCATTATTTTATTTTGGTGCAGCTTGTCATATAATTCAGGATTCAACCGTTCCGCAACATGTTAATAACAGGCTCTTAAATAGTCATAGAAATTTTGAAATGTGGATTATACAGAAATTTCTTACGGGATATAGATTTATCAAAGCGGATGAAATACTTAGAAGTGAAAGTATAAGAGACTATGTGAAAAAAAATGCTATAGTTGCAAATAAAATTTACAATAGGTGCTTTACTATAAAAGATAAAGAAAATAGGTATAATTCAATATCAAATTATATTATATGTCAAGCACAAATGAGTACATCAGGACTTATGATGGATTACTACGATAAATATAAAGCTATATGTGAAAAAGATAGTAGTTCAAAAATGGTAATGTAA
- a CDS encoding B12-binding domain-containing radical SAM protein, which yields MKKVLLTAINSQFIHSNLAVRYLKAYAKELDLEIKIREFSINDRIERVFEEIMEEKPDMIGFSCYIWNGEYVDKLSTLIKRVDESIQIFYGGPEVSFNCEEVLLNSEGDFLIEGEGEESFKEFLKWKLENGFDRKDLKVKGIYSKNDKNEIVYGGKREAIDMNSLVFPYNENEDLSNKIIYYEASRGCPFNCKYCLSSTIRGVRFLEPDRVKRELKFLSDKKVKIVKFVDRTFNADAKFAIEIWEYLMSLDTETVFHFEITADIVTEEEIELLKKAPKGRFQFEVGVQSTNNEVLRNVNRYIEFKDIKEIVMRIEEGKNINQHLDLIVGLPGENFESFRNSFNDVYSIGPEKLQIGFLKLLKGSSMREEAEKWGMSYSPYHPYEILKTKDISFEEISKLKRVDSVVDKYHNTGKFNEIVEFMIGDFDTPFDFYYSLSEYFYKKGYFSRSISASEYYKVFLDFNKEILKKENNVLEEVVKFEYLKFNKKSWLPPFLTRLNVKEEEQAIKEKLRAENKFDKKMHLEKFSIDIERYINKKEIVFKEKYYIFIV from the coding sequence ATGAAAAAAGTACTTCTTACAGCAATAAATTCTCAGTTTATACACAGCAATTTAGCGGTGAGATATTTAAAAGCCTACGCAAAGGAATTGGACTTAGAAATTAAGATAAGGGAATTTTCTATTAATGATAGAATAGAGAGGGTATTCGAGGAGATAATGGAGGAAAAGCCCGATATGATAGGCTTTTCCTGTTACATATGGAATGGAGAGTATGTAGATAAGTTAAGCACTTTAATAAAAAGAGTTGATGAAAGTATACAGATATTTTATGGAGGACCTGAAGTATCTTTTAACTGCGAAGAAGTTTTATTAAATAGTGAAGGCGACTTTTTAATAGAAGGAGAGGGAGAGGAAAGCTTCAAGGAATTTTTAAAGTGGAAGCTTGAAAACGGATTTGACAGAAAGGACTTGAAGGTAAAAGGGATTTACAGCAAAAATGACAAGAATGAAATAGTATATGGTGGAAAAAGAGAAGCTATTGATATGAATTCATTAGTATTCCCTTATAATGAAAATGAAGATTTATCTAATAAAATAATTTATTATGAAGCGTCACGTGGATGTCCATTCAATTGCAAGTATTGTCTTTCTTCAACTATAAGGGGAGTCCGTTTTTTAGAGCCAGACAGAGTGAAAAGAGAATTAAAGTTTCTTTCAGATAAAAAAGTCAAAATAGTTAAATTTGTAGATAGAACCTTTAATGCCGATGCTAAGTTCGCTATAGAGATTTGGGAGTATTTGATGAGTCTTGATACGGAAACGGTATTTCATTTTGAGATAACAGCAGATATTGTAACAGAGGAAGAAATTGAACTTTTAAAGAAGGCTCCTAAAGGAAGATTTCAGTTTGAAGTAGGAGTTCAATCTACTAATAATGAAGTATTAAGAAATGTTAATAGATACATAGAATTTAAAGATATAAAAGAAATTGTAATGAGAATAGAAGAAGGAAAAAATATAAATCAGCACTTGGATTTAATAGTAGGACTTCCAGGAGAGAATTTTGAATCCTTTAGAAACTCTTTTAATGATGTTTATTCAATAGGACCCGAGAAACTCCAAATAGGATTTTTAAAGCTTTTAAAAGGATCTTCTATGCGAGAAGAAGCAGAAAAATGGGGGATGTCTTATTCTCCATATCACCCATATGAGATACTTAAAACGAAGGATATAAGTTTTGAAGAAATAAGTAAGTTAAAAAGAGTGGATTCGGTGGTAGATAAATATCATAACACTGGTAAATTTAATGAGATAGTAGAATTTATGATAGGTGATTTTGATACGCCTTTTGATTTTTATTATAGTCTTTCAGAGTATTTTTATAAAAAAGGATACTTTAGTAGAAGTATATCAGCAAGTGAGTACTATAAAGTTTTCTTGGATTTTAATAAAGAAATACTTAAAAAAGAAAATAATGTATTAGAGGAAGTTGTTAAGTTTGAATATCTCAAGTTCAATAAGAAAAGTTGGCTACCTCCGTTTTTAACAAGGCTAAATGTGAAAGAGGAAGAGCAGGCTATAAAAGAGAAATTAAGAGCAGAAAATAAATTTGACAAAAAAATGCATCTAGAGAAATTTTCAATAGATATTGAAAGATACATAAATAAAAAGGAAATAGTTTTTAAAGAAAAGTATTATATATTTATAGTATAA
- a CDS encoding IS256 family transposase — translation MNEGKRNIISALIDEYDIQSAEDIQEALKDLLGGTIQSMLEGEMDEHLGYEPYERAETTNSRNGKKQKRIRSKYGEMNIDVPQDRESSFEPKIVQKHQKDISGIEEKIISMYAKGLSTRQISEQIEDIYGFEVSEGMVSNITNKLLPEIEAWQHRPLSTVYPIVFIDAVHFSVRENNVIRKLAAYIILGINNEGRKEVLSINIGENESSKYWLSALNELKNRGVQDILILCADGLTGIKESISVAFPNTEYQRCIVHQVRNTLKYVADKDKKEFAKDLKTIYHAPSEEIAYKQLEEITEKWEKHYPNSMKSWKSNWDAISPIFKFSADVRKVIYTTNAIESLNSTYRRLNRQRTVFPSDTSLLKALYLATFEATKKWRLPLRNWGKVYGELSIMYEGRLTE, via the coding sequence ATGAATGAAGGAAAAAGAAATATTATATCAGCTCTTATAGACGAGTATGATATTCAGTCAGCTGAGGATATTCAGGAAGCTTTAAAAGATCTATTAGGTGGAACTATTCAATCTATGCTTGAAGGTGAAATGGACGAGCATTTAGGCTATGAACCATATGAACGAGCCGAAACTACAAACTCAAGAAATGGGAAAAAACAAAAAAGAATTCGAAGCAAATATGGTGAGATGAATATAGATGTACCACAGGATAGAGAAAGTTCTTTTGAACCTAAAATAGTACAAAAACACCAGAAAGATATTTCTGGTATAGAAGAAAAAATTATTTCTATGTATGCTAAAGGATTAAGTACCAGACAAATTTCAGAACAAATTGAAGATATATATGGGTTTGAAGTTAGTGAAGGAATGGTTTCAAATATAACCAATAAACTTCTTCCTGAAATAGAAGCATGGCAACATAGACCTTTATCTACAGTATATCCAATTGTTTTCATTGATGCAGTTCATTTTTCCGTAAGGGAAAATAACGTTATACGTAAGCTTGCAGCTTACATTATTCTTGGTATAAATAATGAAGGCAGAAAGGAAGTACTTTCTATAAATATTGGAGAAAATGAAAGCAGTAAATATTGGCTTAGTGCTCTCAATGAATTAAAAAATAGGGGTGTTCAAGATATCCTTATCCTTTGTGCAGACGGTCTTACAGGGATAAAGGAATCTATATCAGTAGCTTTTCCAAATACTGAATATCAACGTTGTATAGTTCATCAAGTAAGAAATACATTAAAGTATGTTGCTGATAAAGATAAAAAAGAATTTGCAAAAGATTTAAAAACTATATATCATGCACCTTCTGAGGAAATTGCATATAAGCAATTAGAAGAAATCACTGAAAAATGGGAAAAACATTATCCTAACTCAATGAAAAGCTGGAAATCAAATTGGGATGCTATTAGCCCTATTTTTAAGTTCTCTGCTGATGTAAGAAAAGTTATTTATACTACAAATGCAATCGAAAGTCTCAACAGCACATACCGTAGATTAAATAGACAAAGAACTGTATTTCCAAGCGATACATCACTTTTAAAAGCTTTATACCTTGCTACTTTTGAAGCTACAAAAAAATGGCGTTTGCCACTAAGAAATTGGGGTAAAGTGTACGGTGAATTATCCATTATGTATGAAGGACGACTTACTGAATAA
- a CDS encoding PQQ-dependent sugar dehydrogenase, which produces MKKLLKFIIVIIFIFAGIIIVFKYVHNGYTVKCKENNVNYIIKFKGITGAVDFAEDMDKNFYVAYKNGIQEICKDGKTESILRSNDENIMSMVYYNNKLYFSSNHSVGYYDLKTKKNVKIINNIPNFGDYKDVFITIRNGYLYASIGSATNNGVVGKDNKWIKENPYTFDVTPKNITLKGTNFGDEMTGAFVPYDTPNIKGQIIPGHFPGNSSVIICNLSTKAVETFAWGIRNVGGMDIDKSGKIVATIGGMEDRGARPVKGDSDYIYEIDKDKWYGWPDYSGGDPVDSPKFKNRNRRILDKVPSINPPAPLYQYDKVGSLSSLAIDKNGFLGIKNCIFVYDKNDNSIVKLHGSVKDKFINFTNKSFIKSVHIFDDGMYVLDSKEGCLLQIYKGNKSDKILVDKKIVYSLIGVMGISSLMIFILGFKKN; this is translated from the coding sequence GTGAAGAAACTTTTAAAGTTTATCATAGTTATTATTTTTATATTTGCAGGAATTATTATCGTATTTAAATATGTACATAACGGTTATACTGTTAAATGTAAAGAAAATAACGTGAATTATATTATAAAATTTAAGGGGATAACTGGTGCAGTGGATTTTGCAGAAGATATGGATAAAAACTTTTATGTAGCCTATAAAAATGGAATACAGGAGATATGTAAGGATGGGAAAACAGAGAGTATACTAAGAAGTAATGATGAAAATATAATGAGTATGGTGTATTATAATAATAAGTTATACTTTTCCTCAAATCATAGTGTAGGTTATTATGATTTGAAAACTAAAAAGAATGTGAAAATTATAAATAATATACCTAATTTTGGGGACTATAAAGATGTATTTATAACAATAAGAAATGGATATTTATATGCGTCAATAGGATCAGCGACCAATAATGGTGTTGTAGGAAAAGATAATAAATGGATTAAAGAAAATCCGTATACTTTTGATGTAACACCAAAAAATATAACACTTAAAGGAACAAATTTTGGGGATGAAATGACAGGTGCATTTGTTCCTTATGATACACCAAATATAAAAGGACAAATAATTCCAGGTCATTTTCCAGGAAATAGTTCTGTTATTATTTGTAATCTTAGTACTAAAGCTGTTGAAACCTTTGCTTGGGGTATAAGAAATGTTGGTGGAATGGATATTGATAAAAGTGGAAAAATAGTAGCAACTATTGGAGGAATGGAAGACAGAGGGGCACGTCCTGTAAAAGGTGATAGTGATTATATATATGAAATAGATAAAGATAAATGGTATGGATGGCCAGACTATAGTGGAGGAGATCCAGTTGATTCACCTAAATTTAAAAATAGAAATAGAAGAATTTTAGATAAGGTTCCAAGTATAAATCCTCCAGCACCACTTTACCAGTATGATAAGGTGGGAAGTCTTAGTTCACTTGCAATAGATAAAAATGGATTTTTAGGGATAAAAAATTGTATTTTTGTATATGATAAAAATGATAATTCTATAGTTAAATTGCATGGAAGTGTAAAAGATAAATTTATAAATTTCACAAATAAGTCTTTTATTAAATCAGTACACATTTTTGATGATGGAATGTATGTTTTAGATTCAAAGGAGGGATGTTTGCTACAAATATATAAAGGAAATAAGAGTGATAAAATTTTAGTCGATAAGAAGATTGTATATTCTCTTATAGGTGTAATGGGTATATCATCTTTAATGATATTTATATTAGGTTTTAAGAAGAACTAG